Part of the Streptomyces europaeiscabiei genome is shown below.
TGTTCATCGGCGTGAGGATCGGCATCGTCAGGGCCACCACCCGGCCGCCGGCCTTCCGCGCCCGCTCGCTCGCCTCCAGCTGCCTCGGCACGCGCTCGGGGACGGCCGCGTCGATGGTGAGGACGTTCCAGTTGAGGGGGCGGCCGGCCACCGCGCTCATCTCCACGAAGAGGTCGATCTCTTCGTCGCTGAACTGGTCCAGGCACCCCGCGACGATCGCCTCGATCTGCGTGCCCTCGTGCTCGCCGACCGCCCGTGACAGCGCGATCAGTTCGGCGGGTTTCGCGTGCCGCGACGCGACGGGCTGCCCGTCGCCGTCGCTGTGCGTCGAGGACTGCGTGGTCGACAGCCCCCACGCCCCCGCCTCCATCGCCTCGTGGAACAGCCGGAGCATCGCGTCCAGTTGCTCGTCACTCGGCTGCCCGCCGATCGCGTCCGGTCCCATCACGTACCGCCGCAGCGCGCAATGCCCCACCATGAAGCCCGCGTTGACGGCGATCCGTCCTTCGAGGGCGTCCAGGTACTCCCCGAACCCGTGCCAGCTCCAGGGCGCCCCCTCCTCCAGCGCGACCAGCGACATCCCCTCGACCTTGGACATCATGCGGCGCGTGTAGTCGGCGTCCTCGGGACGGGAGGGGTTCAGGGGCGCCAGCGTGAACCCGCAGTTCCCGCCCGCGACCGTCGTCACCCCGTGGTTGAGGGAGGGCGTCGCGTACGGGTCCCAGAACAGCTGGGCGTCGTAGTGGGTGTGCGGATCGACGAACCCGGGGGCGAGCACGAGGCCGACCGCGTCCTCGGACGTACGGGCCTCTTCGGTCACCGTCCCGATGACGGCGATACGGCCGTCGCGTATGCCGACATCGGCTGTGTACGCGGGCGCGCCTGTCCCATCGACGACGGTCACACCCTTGATGACATGGTCGAGCATGCCTCACCCCTCCGGACGCCTGGTAGCAACCGAATACCGCGGTCGGCCCAGGGGCGCGGGGAACTGCGCGACCAGCCCCCGCGAACCCGCAGCCGTCGTACACACCTCAACCCGCCGCCCGGAACCGCGAGGTCCGGTGCACGGGATCTGTGTCGATCTTCGGAATGACGTGCTCCCCGACCAGCCTGATCGTCTGCAGGGTCGCCTCCTTCGGCACCCCCACCGGCAACCCGAAGCTCAACTGGTCCGCCCCGGCCTGCTCCCACCGCTTGCACTGCCGGAACACTTCGTCCGGGTCCCCACAGATCAACAGCTCTTCCTCGATGAGCAGTTCGATGAACTCCTCGTTGTACTCGGGCAGCGTCTCCGGCCAGACGGGGAAGCCGTCGGGCCGGGGGAACGTGTCGTGGTACCGGAAGACGAGCGACGGCAGATAGTGCAGCCCGCCGCTCACGGCGATCCGCACCGCCTCGTCGTGCGTGGGCGCGCAGATCGCGGTCGTCGTCACCATCACGTTGTCGTTGACGAAGTCACCGATCGGCTCGGCGTCGACGATCGCCGTCTTGTACTTCTCCAGCACCCACTCCATGTCGGAGACCTTCTGCACGCTGAAGCCCAGCACGCCGAGCCCCTTGCGCGCGGCCATGGAGTACGACGGCGGCGACCCGGCGGCGTACCACATCGCGGGGTGCGACTTCCCGTACGGCTTGGGCAGGATCTTGCGCGGCGGCAGTGACCAGTGCTTGCCCTGGAAGCCGACGTACTCGTCCTGGAGCCACATCTTGGGGAACTCGGCGATGGTCTCTTCCCAGATCTCCTTGGTGTAGTTCATGTCGGTCACA
Proteins encoded:
- a CDS encoding N-acyl-D-amino-acid deacylase family protein; amino-acid sequence: MLDHVIKGVTVVDGTGAPAYTADVGIRDGRIAVIGTVTEEARTSEDAVGLVLAPGFVDPHTHYDAQLFWDPYATPSLNHGVTTVAGGNCGFTLAPLNPSRPEDADYTRRMMSKVEGMSLVALEEGAPWSWHGFGEYLDALEGRIAVNAGFMVGHCALRRYVMGPDAIGGQPSDEQLDAMLRLFHEAMEAGAWGLSTTQSSTHSDGDGQPVASRHAKPAELIALSRAVGEHEGTQIEAIVAGCLDQFSDEEIDLFVEMSAVAGRPLNWNVLTIDAAVPERVPRQLEASERARKAGGRVVALTMPILTPMNMSLGTFCALNLIPGWGPVLSLPVPERIARLRDAEVRAELLRRADSKEAGVFRRLANFGRYVIGDTYSEANEGLTGRVVKDIAAERGQEPFECLVEICAADDLRTVLWPMPTDNDPDSWTLRAETWRHEDVLLGGSDAGAHLDRMCGAPYTTRFIGDCLRGRKLVGLEQAVKMLTDDPARLFGLRERGQVREGWHADLVLLDPERVDAGKATLVHDLPGESPRLDSRAIGIRAVWVNGVEAIRDDVVTGAVPGKVLRSGRDTRTVSTK
- a CDS encoding LLM class flavin-dependent oxidoreductase: MEFGLFVQGYVGKRAETDPLAEHKALMEETEYVIQADKSGFKYAWASEHHFLEEYSHLSANDVFLGYLAHATDRIHLGSGIFNPLAQVNHPVKVAEKVTMLDHLTEGRFEFGSGRGAGSHEILGFIPGVTDMNYTKEIWEETIAEFPKMWLQDEYVGFQGKHWSLPPRKILPKPYGKSHPAMWYAAGSPPSYSMAARKGLGVLGFSVQKVSDMEWVLEKYKTAIVDAEPIGDFVNDNVMVTTTAICAPTHDEAVRIAVSGGLHYLPSLVFRYHDTFPRPDGFPVWPETLPEYNEEFIELLIEEELLICGDPDEVFRQCKRWEQAGADQLSFGLPVGVPKEATLQTIRLVGEHVIPKIDTDPVHRTSRFRAAG